In Reichenbachiella agarivorans, one genomic interval encodes:
- a CDS encoding DEAD/DEAH box helicase, translating into MSGRIKDQQAILEKLGIEKLNPMQEDAHQAISQHPEVVLLSPTGTGKTLAFLLPIITALDPASDMVQVLILVPSRELAIQIEQVIREMGSGFKTNAVYGGRAGSKDKIDLKHAPAILVGTPGRIADHFRRETINIDGIKTLVLDEFDKSLEVGFETEMREIVESLRYLDKKILTSATQKSEIPHFVGIREPKLLNYLGEATSQLQIRTVVSASSNKLETLIQLIGHLGDKNGIIFCSLKDTIQDVSDYLEDRHIGHACFYGGLEQIDRERALIKFRNGTHRLLIATDLAARGIDVPELDFIIHYELPYKKEEFTHRNGRTARMNSNGTAYILQGKKESLSDFAQGAEIEEIRKDMTPSLSNWETLFISGGRKDKISKGDIAGLFFKQGALQKDELGTIELKSDCAFVAVHRSKVRQLVKDLNNSKLKSKKVRISLLE; encoded by the coding sequence ATGTCAGGAAGAATCAAAGACCAACAAGCCATCCTAGAAAAACTGGGGATCGAAAAACTCAACCCTATGCAAGAGGATGCACATCAAGCCATCTCTCAGCACCCAGAGGTTGTCCTCCTCTCTCCCACTGGTACGGGCAAGACTCTGGCATTTCTCCTGCCAATCATCACTGCGTTGGATCCAGCCTCTGATATGGTTCAGGTATTGATTTTGGTTCCATCCCGAGAGCTCGCCATCCAGATCGAGCAAGTGATCCGTGAGATGGGCAGCGGATTCAAAACCAATGCTGTCTATGGCGGACGTGCAGGCTCCAAGGACAAAATAGACCTGAAACACGCCCCGGCCATCCTCGTAGGTACGCCCGGCAGAATCGCCGATCATTTCCGACGCGAAACCATCAACATCGATGGCATCAAGACCCTCGTGCTCGATGAGTTTGACAAGTCGCTGGAGGTGGGATTCGAAACAGAAATGAGAGAAATCGTGGAGTCACTCCGCTACCTCGACAAGAAAATATTGACCTCCGCTACCCAGAAATCAGAGATTCCGCATTTCGTGGGGATCAGAGAGCCCAAACTACTCAACTACCTCGGAGAAGCCACAAGCCAACTACAAATCCGTACAGTAGTCTCCGCTTCATCCAACAAACTAGAAACACTGATCCAGTTGATTGGGCATCTTGGAGACAAAAACGGCATCATCTTTTGCAGTCTGAAAGACACGATTCAGGACGTGTCAGATTACTTGGAGGACAGACACATTGGGCATGCCTGCTTCTACGGAGGATTGGAGCAGATTGATCGAGAACGCGCCTTGATTAAGTTTCGCAACGGGACGCATCGTCTATTGATCGCTACTGATTTAGCAGCGAGAGGCATTGATGTACCCGAGCTTGACTTCATCATTCACTATGAACTGCCCTATAAAAAGGAAGAGTTTACGCACAGAAATGGACGAACTGCACGTATGAACAGCAACGGGACGGCTTACATCCTACAGGGCAAAAAAGAAAGCCTGTCTGATTTCGCACAAGGTGCAGAGATAGAAGAAATCCGCAAAGACATGACTCCATCCTTGAGCAACTGGGAAACGCTGTTCATCTCAGGAGGACGAAAAGACAAAATCTCTAAAGGAGACATTGCAGGTTTATTCTTCAAGCAAGGCGCCTTGCAAAAAGATGAACTCGGTACCATCGAACTCAAGTCCGACTGTGCCTTCGTGGCAGTACATCGCAGCAAAGTACGTCAGCTCGTCAAAGACCTCAACAACAGCAAACTCAAATCCAAGAAAGTGAGAATTAGTCTGCTAGAGTAA